A stretch of the Mycobacterium sp. ITM-2016-00317 genome encodes the following:
- the rplL gene encoding 50S ribosomal protein L7/L12, protein MAKLSTDELLDAFKEMTLLELSEFVKQFEETFDVTAAAPVAVAAAGPAAGAPAEAAEEQSEFDVILESAGEKKIGVIKVVREIVSGLGLKEAKDLVDSAPKPLLEKVNKDAAEDAKGKLEAAGATVTVK, encoded by the coding sequence ATGGCCAAGCTCTCCACCGACGAACTGCTCGACGCCTTCAAGGAAATGACCCTGCTCGAGCTCTCTGAGTTCGTGAAGCAGTTCGAGGAGACCTTCGACGTCACCGCCGCGGCCCCGGTCGCCGTTGCCGCTGCCGGCCCCGCCGCCGGTGCCCCCGCCGAGGCCGCCGAGGAGCAGTCGGAGTTCGACGTCATCCTCGAGTCCGCCGGCGAGAAGAAGATCGGCGTCATCAAGGTCGTCCGCGAGATCGTCTCCGGCCTAGGCCTCAAGGAAGCCAAGGACCTGGTCGACAGCGCCCCCAAGCCGCTGCTGGAGAAGGTCAACAAGGACGCCGCCGAGGACGCCAAGGGCAAGCTCGAGGCTGCCGGCGCGACGGTCACCGTCAAGTAA
- a CDS encoding NEW3 domain-containing protein, with amino-acid sequence MDVISAESTELFTGPSDAPFQVVRVDYRDAVGPTPVHVAGPGLQTVGEAVARPDATTVEVSVRVSGAVPGRRRAARAVAGSVSADFDFVDAEPGWTMFMVSHFHYDPVWWNTQAAYTSTWTEDPPGQCRQTNGFELVGAHLETARREPEYKFVLAEVDYLKPYWDTHPEDRADLRRLLAEGRVEIMGGTYNEPNTNLTGPETAIRNFVHGIGFQRDVLGADPATAWQLDVFGHDPQFPAMAADAGLTSSSWARGPFHQWGPMASTNGQAGDAARMQFASEFDWLAPSGRGVLTHYMPAHYAAGWWMDSSPSLAQAEDATYDLFARMKKVALTRNVLLPVGTDYTPPNKWVTDIHRDWNARYTWPRFVCALPREFFAAVRAELDATGRTPSAQTRDMNPIYTGKDVSYIDTKQANRAAELAVLEGEQFAVFAGLLTGATYPEAALAKAWVQLAYGAHHDGITGSESDQVYLDLLTGWRDAWQLGVTTRDRSLELLSDAVDAADASVVVWNTLSHNRSDIVTVRLAEPFAGRVVDIDGRPVPALSEHDGHSLTWLARDVPSLGWRSYRLVPDGTAVSWEPADGAAIGNEYVRLVVDGTRGGGVSSLVAGGRELIADGRVGNELAVYDEYPAHPVAGEGPWHLLPSGPVVTSAQQPATSVRAWRSDLVERIVVTGKIPGILRYTQTLTLWRGVDRVDCRTTIDDFAGQDRLLRVRWPCPVPGAMPVSEVGSAVIGRGFGLLHPPGSAASVDTAEFPYTLDNPAYGWFGLSSTLRVRFRGESVRAVAVAEVICPAVDDAVRELIAALGRVGVTATCSEAGAPRYGDLSVDSNLPDVRISIGGPDENTFTAKVLDDRRDARVWVPASRPLRAVWVPGADLRDPAALPVLVLGADGDTAAAVAALVDDLADAEIVVDQDVVEPFESRTVAVINRGMPGFAVETDGTLHSSLMRSCSGWPSGTWIDPPRRTAPDGSNFALQHWTHTFDHALVTGVGDWRDCDMPSRSAEFNQPLIAVRARRDAGGGGLPPSGSLLEVQPERAVRVGAVKAAGNPTAHGSGTPADPGAGVVVRVVETLGRAAEISVQSGLRHLDDPQRLNLIEEPVAAADGPLHGYETATLRTQLNLSRVADADQVSLCADAEPVQPLYARYWLHNRGPAPLGGLPAVAHLHPHRVDAEAGDVVALRLTAASDATDTPLHGVVRVLAPPGWDVGVAELPFVLPPGGYLESAVEVAVPDGAAGLYPVRAELAVTGPAVPASWQQTVEDVAVLSVGRHDDRLLRLVSGPRDVEVSAGSVAQLSVTVGTDAYTDLTVEGHLISPWGTWEWLTPNITGGSVQPRGTLELVFDVAPPAWTEPGRWWALVRIAAAGELVYSPAVRVTVR; translated from the coding sequence GTGGACGTCATCTCCGCCGAATCGACGGAGCTGTTCACCGGACCTTCGGACGCCCCGTTCCAGGTGGTACGGGTCGACTACCGCGACGCGGTGGGGCCGACGCCGGTACACGTGGCGGGTCCGGGGCTGCAGACCGTCGGCGAAGCGGTGGCCCGCCCGGATGCGACGACGGTCGAGGTGTCCGTCCGGGTCAGCGGTGCGGTACCGGGCAGGCGGCGCGCGGCGCGGGCGGTGGCCGGCTCTGTGTCGGCCGACTTCGACTTCGTGGATGCCGAACCCGGTTGGACGATGTTCATGGTCAGCCACTTCCACTACGACCCGGTGTGGTGGAACACCCAGGCCGCCTACACCAGCACATGGACCGAGGACCCGCCGGGACAGTGCCGGCAGACCAACGGCTTCGAACTGGTCGGCGCTCACCTGGAGACGGCCAGGCGCGAACCGGAGTACAAGTTCGTGCTCGCCGAGGTCGACTACCTCAAGCCGTACTGGGACACCCACCCCGAGGACCGGGCCGACCTGCGCAGGCTCCTGGCCGAGGGGCGGGTGGAGATCATGGGCGGCACCTACAACGAGCCGAACACCAACCTCACGGGGCCGGAGACCGCGATCCGCAATTTCGTGCACGGCATCGGCTTCCAGCGCGACGTGCTGGGCGCCGACCCGGCCACCGCCTGGCAGCTCGACGTGTTCGGCCACGACCCGCAGTTCCCCGCGATGGCTGCCGACGCCGGGCTGACGTCCAGTTCGTGGGCGCGCGGGCCCTTTCACCAGTGGGGCCCGATGGCCTCGACGAACGGGCAGGCCGGCGACGCCGCACGCATGCAGTTCGCCAGCGAATTCGACTGGCTCGCCCCGTCCGGACGCGGGGTGCTCACCCACTACATGCCCGCGCATTACGCAGCGGGCTGGTGGATGGATTCGTCCCCGTCGCTGGCGCAGGCCGAGGACGCCACCTACGACCTCTTCGCCCGGATGAAGAAGGTCGCGCTGACCCGCAACGTGTTGCTGCCCGTCGGCACCGACTACACCCCACCGAACAAGTGGGTGACCGACATCCACCGCGACTGGAACGCCCGCTACACGTGGCCGAGGTTCGTCTGCGCGCTGCCCCGCGAGTTCTTCGCCGCGGTGCGGGCCGAACTCGACGCCACCGGCCGGACGCCGTCGGCGCAGACCCGGGACATGAACCCGATCTACACCGGCAAGGACGTGTCCTACATCGACACCAAACAGGCCAACCGCGCCGCCGAACTCGCGGTGCTGGAGGGTGAGCAGTTCGCGGTGTTCGCCGGCCTGTTGACCGGGGCGACCTATCCCGAGGCTGCGCTGGCCAAGGCCTGGGTGCAGCTGGCCTACGGCGCCCACCACGACGGCATCACCGGCTCGGAGTCCGACCAGGTGTACCTCGACCTGCTCACCGGCTGGCGGGACGCCTGGCAGCTGGGCGTCACCACGCGCGACCGCTCCCTGGAACTGCTCTCCGATGCCGTCGATGCCGCCGACGCGTCCGTGGTGGTGTGGAACACGTTGTCACACAATCGTTCCGACATCGTCACTGTGCGGCTGGCCGAGCCGTTCGCGGGCCGGGTCGTCGACATCGACGGGCGGCCGGTGCCGGCGCTGAGCGAGCACGACGGGCACTCGCTGACCTGGCTGGCCCGCGACGTGCCGTCGCTGGGCTGGCGGTCCTACCGGCTGGTGCCCGACGGGACGGCGGTGTCATGGGAGCCTGCGGACGGCGCCGCGATCGGCAACGAGTACGTCCGGCTTGTCGTCGACGGCACCCGTGGCGGCGGGGTCAGCTCGCTGGTCGCCGGCGGCCGCGAACTGATCGCGGACGGCCGCGTCGGCAACGAACTGGCGGTCTACGACGAGTATCCGGCGCATCCGGTGGCCGGGGAGGGTCCCTGGCACCTGCTGCCCAGCGGGCCGGTCGTCACCTCCGCGCAGCAGCCGGCGACGTCGGTGCGCGCCTGGCGCAGTGACCTCGTCGAGCGGATCGTGGTTACCGGGAAGATCCCCGGAATTCTGCGCTACACACAGACTTTGACGTTGTGGCGGGGCGTCGACCGGGTGGACTGCCGCACCACCATCGACGACTTCGCCGGACAGGACCGGTTGCTGCGGGTGCGCTGGCCGTGCCCGGTGCCCGGCGCGATGCCGGTCAGCGAGGTCGGCAGCGCGGTGATCGGCCGCGGCTTCGGCCTGCTCCACCCGCCGGGTTCGGCGGCATCGGTCGACACCGCGGAGTTCCCGTACACGCTGGACAACCCGGCCTACGGCTGGTTCGGGCTGTCCTCGACGCTGCGGGTGCGCTTCCGCGGCGAATCGGTGCGCGCGGTCGCGGTCGCCGAGGTGATCTGTCCGGCGGTCGACGACGCGGTCCGCGAGCTGATCGCCGCGCTCGGGCGGGTGGGGGTGACCGCGACGTGCAGTGAGGCCGGTGCGCCGCGGTACGGCGATCTGTCCGTCGACTCCAACCTGCCAGACGTGCGGATCAGCATCGGCGGACCGGACGAGAATACTTTCACCGCAAAGGTTCTCGATGACCGGCGGGACGCGCGCGTGTGGGTGCCTGCGAGTCGCCCGCTGCGCGCGGTGTGGGTGCCCGGCGCCGACCTGCGCGACCCGGCCGCGCTGCCGGTGCTGGTCCTGGGCGCCGACGGCGACACCGCGGCCGCGGTGGCCGCGCTCGTGGACGACCTGGCCGATGCCGAGATCGTCGTCGACCAGGACGTGGTGGAACCGTTCGAGTCCCGCACCGTGGCGGTGATCAACCGCGGCATGCCCGGGTTCGCTGTCGAAACCGACGGCACCCTGCACTCCTCGCTGATGCGCAGCTGCAGTGGGTGGCCGTCGGGAACCTGGATCGACCCCCCGCGGCGCACCGCCCCGGACGGATCGAACTTTGCGCTCCAGCACTGGACCCACACCTTCGACCATGCCCTCGTCACCGGTGTGGGCGACTGGCGGGATTGTGACATGCCTTCTCGCAGTGCGGAGTTCAACCAGCCGCTGATCGCTGTGCGGGCACGGCGCGACGCCGGGGGCGGAGGCCTGCCGCCGTCGGGTTCGCTGTTGGAGGTGCAGCCCGAACGTGCGGTACGCGTCGGCGCCGTCAAGGCAGCGGGGAACCCGACTGCGCATGGCAGTGGCACGCCCGCCGATCCCGGAGCCGGGGTGGTGGTCCGGGTCGTCGAGACGCTGGGCCGCGCCGCCGAAATCTCGGTGCAGTCCGGGTTGCGTCACCTCGACGACCCGCAGCGGCTGAACCTGATCGAGGAGCCGGTCGCCGCCGCCGACGGGCCGCTGCACGGTTACGAAACAGCCACTCTCAGAACCCAACTGAACTTGTCCCGGGTCGCCGACGCCGACCAGGTGTCGTTGTGCGCCGATGCCGAACCGGTGCAGCCGCTCTATGCGAGGTACTGGCTGCACAACCGCGGGCCCGCGCCGCTGGGTGGACTGCCCGCGGTGGCGCACCTGCATCCGCACCGGGTGGACGCCGAGGCCGGTGACGTCGTCGCGCTGCGGCTCACCGCGGCCAGTGACGCCACCGACACCCCGTTGCACGGCGTGGTGCGGGTGCTCGCGCCGCCGGGCTGGGACGTCGGCGTCGCGGAGCTGCCGTTCGTGCTGCCGCCCGGGGGGTACCTGGAATCGGCGGTCGAGGTCGCCGTGCCCGACGGGGCCGCCGGCCTCTACCCGGTGCGTGCGGAGCTCGCCGTCACGGGCCCCGCGGTACCGGCCTCGTGGCAGCAGACCGTCGAGGACGTGGCCGTGCTGTCGGTGGGCCGCCACGACGACAGGCTGCTGCGGCTGGTCTCCGGTCCACGCGACGTCGAGGTCTCCGCAGGCTCGGTGGCGCAGTTGAGCGTCACCGTCGGCACCGACGCGTACACCGACCTCACTGTCGAAGGCCACCTGATCTCCCCGTGGGGCACCTGGGAGTGGTTGACGCCCAACATCACCGGTGGTTCCGTCCAGCCGCGGGGCACGCTGGAGCTCGTGTTCGACGTCGCGCCGCCGGCGTGGACCGAACCCGGCCGGTGGTGGGCGCTTGTTCGGATCGCCGCCGCGGGGGAACTGGTGTACTCGCCTGCGGTCCGGGTGACGGTGCGGTGA
- a CDS encoding alpha/beta hydrolase, protein MAGGFSAAMLAGAGVASADDGTSANSGNADKPASASSDTDRDAEDDRDAEDEQDAEDDRDTEAPEADDEPEAHEPEVDEPEADDEAFDEADDEPDVADDEIGGDGGEIGGDSPPVPPGAAAPTPGRHALPDPEPISEPISEPVEPVGPTEPAGPEAAAGADAEPPSPLVESVETDLSARDGAAVIQLAAASSPWIGASTFNLFDVVEDISTMFYNWYTGTMQFLAGPARAPFGSRVRVERSSLDLGHGVVVSADWYFPPGKTAPKGLIYLQHGMLASASFYTATAAYLAEKTHSIVVAPTLTWNVFDTDNLPLTLPATHRAIAELFSGDREALTASAQQAGWRTALPTRVVLVGHSAGGGLAVGTARYMTEQGLAGDLAGVVMLDGAGQYGVLRADLAKIPRSIPVYNLAATPDSWNNRGHASQRLKQVRPDMFTGALVRGGHHSDSMQSTSGMVQFVAYLATGFSSPWNVEANEILSAGWINDMLDGTYTERFYRPAVSPVGLVTGLWLDPPSTVDAPGLTAYATARDVCPVAPTVVACTDPLPRRGVGRTPGSTAVA, encoded by the coding sequence TTGGCGGGGGGATTCTCGGCGGCGATGCTCGCCGGTGCCGGGGTGGCTTCGGCCGACGACGGAACGTCGGCCAACTCGGGAAATGCGGACAAGCCGGCCTCTGCCAGCTCGGACACCGACCGGGACGCCGAGGACGACCGGGACGCCGAGGACGAGCAGGACGCCGAGGACGACCGGGACACGGAAGCACCCGAGGCCGACGACGAACCCGAAGCCCATGAACCCGAAGTCGACGAACCCGAAGCCGATGACGAGGCATTCGACGAGGCTGATGACGAGCCCGACGTTGCCGACGACGAGATCGGCGGGGACGGCGGCGAGATCGGCGGGGACAGCCCGCCGGTTCCGCCTGGCGCCGCCGCGCCCACGCCGGGCAGGCACGCGCTGCCGGACCCTGAGCCGATCAGCGAGCCGATCAGCGAGCCGGTCGAGCCCGTCGGGCCCACCGAGCCGGCCGGACCTGAGGCCGCCGCCGGGGCCGATGCGGAGCCGCCGTCACCGCTGGTCGAGTCCGTCGAGACCGATCTGTCGGCTCGCGACGGCGCCGCCGTCATCCAGCTCGCGGCCGCGAGCTCACCCTGGATTGGCGCGTCGACGTTCAACCTCTTCGACGTCGTCGAGGACATCAGCACGATGTTCTACAACTGGTACACCGGCACGATGCAGTTCCTGGCCGGACCGGCCCGGGCGCCGTTCGGCAGCCGAGTCCGGGTAGAGAGGTCGTCGCTGGATCTGGGCCACGGTGTCGTCGTCTCGGCCGACTGGTACTTCCCGCCCGGCAAGACGGCTCCGAAGGGCCTGATCTATCTGCAGCACGGCATGCTCGCGAGCGCGTCGTTCTACACCGCGACCGCCGCCTACCTCGCCGAGAAGACGCACAGCATCGTGGTGGCGCCGACGCTCACCTGGAACGTCTTCGACACCGACAACCTCCCGCTGACGCTGCCCGCCACGCACCGCGCGATCGCCGAACTGTTCTCCGGCGACCGAGAGGCGCTCACCGCCAGCGCCCAGCAGGCGGGTTGGCGCACCGCGCTGCCTACCCGCGTGGTGCTGGTCGGACACTCCGCAGGCGGAGGTCTGGCCGTGGGCACCGCGAGGTACATGACCGAGCAGGGGCTCGCCGGCGACCTCGCGGGCGTGGTCATGCTCGACGGCGCCGGCCAGTACGGGGTGCTGCGAGCTGATCTGGCGAAGATCCCGCGCTCGATCCCGGTGTACAACCTCGCCGCAACCCCCGACTCGTGGAACAACAGGGGGCACGCCAGCCAACGCCTCAAGCAGGTCAGGCCGGACATGTTCACCGGCGCTCTGGTCCGCGGGGGACACCATTCCGACTCCATGCAGAGCACCAGTGGGATGGTGCAGTTCGTGGCCTATCTGGCCACCGGCTTCTCGTCGCCGTGGAACGTGGAGGCCAACGAGATCCTGTCCGCGGGCTGGATCAACGACATGCTCGACGGCACCTACACCGAACGGTTCTACCGGCCCGCGGTGTCACCGGTCGGCCTGGTCACCGGTTTGTGGCTGGATCCGCCCTCGACCGTCGACGCGCCGGGGCTGACGGCGTACGCCACCGCGCGCGACGTGTGCCCGGTGGCCCCGACCGTGGTCGCGTGCACAGACCCGCTGCCGCGCCGGGGCGTCGGACGGACACCGGGTTCGACCGCAGTGGCCTGA
- a CDS encoding ROK family protein, whose protein sequence is MNDLVLALDIGGTKIAAGLVDPDGAVVHHVQRPTPDRDAETVWEAVASLLADVREAAPGPVSAVGVGSAGPIDVPAGTVSPINIAAWVGFPIVRRVADLTGLPVTLGGDGLCMAMGEWWCGAGRGADFLLGMVVSTGIGGGLVLTGAPYHGRSGNAGHVGHVVVEPGGAPCTCGGRGCVETVSAGPHLVRWAREQGWTAGTDARELAAAAGRGDPVALRAFDRGADALARAIASVAAVCDLDLVVVGGGVAKAGGLLFDPLREALTSYAGLDFLRGLQVVPAELAGDAGLVGAAALARSPRFA, encoded by the coding sequence ATGAACGACCTCGTCCTGGCTCTCGACATCGGCGGCACCAAGATCGCCGCCGGACTCGTCGACCCCGACGGCGCTGTGGTGCACCATGTCCAGCGGCCCACCCCCGATCGCGATGCCGAGACGGTGTGGGAGGCGGTCGCATCGCTGCTGGCGGACGTGCGGGAGGCCGCACCGGGTCCGGTGTCGGCGGTCGGGGTCGGATCGGCGGGCCCGATCGATGTGCCCGCGGGCACGGTCAGCCCGATCAACATCGCTGCGTGGGTGGGATTTCCGATCGTGCGGCGGGTCGCGGACCTGACCGGGTTGCCGGTCACGCTCGGTGGCGACGGACTGTGCATGGCGATGGGGGAGTGGTGGTGCGGCGCCGGCCGCGGCGCCGACTTCCTGTTGGGGATGGTGGTCTCCACCGGGATCGGCGGTGGGCTCGTGCTGACCGGAGCCCCGTACCACGGGCGCAGCGGGAACGCGGGCCACGTCGGGCACGTCGTCGTCGAACCCGGCGGGGCGCCGTGCACCTGCGGCGGCCGCGGCTGCGTCGAGACCGTCTCCGCGGGTCCGCACCTGGTGCGGTGGGCCCGCGAACAGGGCTGGACCGCCGGCACCGACGCGAGAGAACTCGCGGCCGCGGCCGGCCGCGGCGACCCGGTGGCACTGCGCGCGTTCGACCGGGGCGCGGACGCACTCGCGCGCGCAATCGCGTCGGTGGCGGCGGTGTGCGACCTCGACCTCGTCGTCGTCGGCGGGGGCGTCGCCAAAGCCGGCGGGTTACTGTTCGATCCGCTGCGCGAGGCCCTGACCTCGTACGCGGGGCTGGACTTCCTGCGCGGGCTGCAGGTGGTGCCCGCCGAACTCGCCGGGGACGCGGGCCTGGTCGGGGCGGCCGCGCTGGCCCGGTCCCCGCGTTTTGCCTGA
- the rplJ gene encoding 50S ribosomal protein L10: MAKADKATAVADIAERFKESTATVVTEYRGLTVSNLAELRRSLGSSTTYTVAKNTLVKRAAAEAGIEGLDELFTGPTAIAFIEGEPVDAAKALKKFAKDNKALVVKGGYMDGRALTVSEVERIADLESREVLLSKMAGALKAKQSQAAALFAAPASQVARLAAALQEKKAGSENSESAA, translated from the coding sequence ATGGCCAAGGCTGACAAGGCCACCGCGGTCGCCGACATCGCCGAGAGGTTCAAGGAGTCGACGGCCACCGTCGTCACCGAGTACCGCGGCCTGACGGTGTCCAATCTTGCCGAGCTGCGTAGGTCCCTGGGTTCGTCGACGACCTACACCGTCGCCAAAAACACCCTGGTGAAGCGTGCCGCGGCAGAGGCGGGTATCGAGGGGCTCGACGAGCTCTTCACCGGCCCGACCGCCATCGCGTTCATCGAGGGTGAGCCGGTCGACGCTGCCAAGGCGCTCAAGAAGTTCGCCAAGGACAACAAGGCGCTGGTCGTCAAGGGCGGCTACATGGACGGTCGCGCGCTGACCGTCTCCGAGGTCGAGCGGATCGCCGATCTCGAGTCGCGTGAGGTGTTGCTGTCCAAGATGGCCGGCGCACTCAAGGCGAAGCAGTCCCAGGCCGCGGCGCTGTTCGCAGCCCCCGCGTCCCAGGTCGCTCGCCTGGCCGCAGCTCTGCAGGAAAAGAAGGCCGGTTCGGAAAACTCCGAATCCGCCGCGTAA
- a CDS encoding malonyl CoA-ACP transacylase codes for MNAVAATVGSQVLTVADVDARERAVRAGPLRHALPAPGTGESRQLRRWLTQVLVAETVVVASSAGLDPAAAPAEGELLPDMVARMEIGSVAAATLADPVGRAVFVAVTAGVQVTDEAVAAYHARNPVRFSASGGEVGGWRRTPAVAALADVRAEIAGHLLAAGRRRAYRRWLDARTAELATLAEGFEHPGDPRQPDNTHRH; via the coding sequence GTGAACGCCGTCGCGGCGACCGTCGGGTCGCAGGTTCTCACCGTCGCCGACGTCGACGCCCGCGAACGCGCCGTGCGGGCGGGACCGTTGCGGCATGCGCTGCCGGCGCCGGGCACCGGCGAGTCCCGCCAACTGCGTCGCTGGCTCACCCAGGTACTGGTCGCCGAGACCGTGGTCGTCGCGTCGTCGGCCGGTCTCGATCCGGCGGCGGCGCCCGCCGAGGGCGAACTGCTGCCCGATATGGTCGCGCGTATGGAGATCGGCAGCGTCGCGGCGGCCACGCTGGCCGACCCGGTCGGCCGGGCGGTGTTCGTCGCCGTCACCGCAGGCGTCCAGGTCACCGACGAGGCTGTCGCCGCCTATCATGCGCGAAATCCGGTGCGCTTCAGCGCATCCGGTGGGGAAGTCGGCGGTTGGCGGCGCACCCCGGCCGTCGCGGCACTCGCGGACGTGCGCGCCGAGATCGCCGGGCATCTGCTGGCCGCCGGCCGGCGACGGGCATACCGCAGGTGGCTCGACGCCCGGACCGCCGAACTCGCCACGCTGGCCGAGGGATTCGAGCATCCCGGAGACCCCCGGCAGCCCGACAACACCCACAGGCACTGA